In Phyllobacterium zundukense, one DNA window encodes the following:
- the gap gene encoding type I glyceraldehyde-3-phosphate dehydrogenase: MTVRVAINGFGRIGRNVLRAIVESGRTDIEVVAINDLGPVETNAHLMRYDSVHGRFPGTVTVSGDTIDVGRGPIKVTAVRNPVELPWKELNVDIALECTGIFTARDKAAAHLEAGAKRVIVSAPAEGADLTVVFGVNDHKLTKEHMVISNASCTTNCLAPVAYVLHEAVGIDHGFMTTIHSYTGDQPTLDTMHKDLYRGRAAALSMIPTSTGAAKAVGLVLPDLNGKLDGTSIRVPTPNVSVVDFKFIAKRSTTVAEINDAIKSAANGKLKGILGYTDEPNVSIDFNHDPHSSIFHISQTKVMEGTFVRVLSWYDNEWGFSNRMGDTAVAFGKVI, encoded by the coding sequence ATGACAGTTCGCGTCGCAATCAACGGATTTGGCCGCATCGGCCGTAATGTCCTTCGCGCCATCGTGGAATCCGGCCGCACCGACATCGAAGTCGTTGCGATCAATGATCTCGGTCCGGTCGAGACGAACGCTCATCTGATGCGTTACGACAGCGTTCACGGCCGTTTCCCGGGAACCGTGACCGTTTCCGGTGATACGATCGATGTTGGCCGTGGCCCGATCAAGGTCACTGCGGTTCGCAACCCGGTGGAATTGCCGTGGAAGGAACTGAACGTTGATATCGCGCTGGAATGCACCGGTATTTTCACGGCCCGCGACAAGGCTGCGGCCCATCTTGAAGCTGGGGCGAAGCGCGTTATCGTTTCGGCGCCCGCCGAAGGTGCTGATCTCACGGTCGTTTTCGGCGTCAATGATCACAAGTTGACCAAGGAGCATATGGTCATTTCCAATGCTTCCTGCACGACCAACTGCCTTGCACCGGTTGCCTATGTGCTGCATGAAGCCGTTGGCATCGATCACGGTTTCATGACCACGATCCATAGCTATACCGGTGATCAGCCGACGCTGGATACGATGCACAAGGATCTCTATCGCGGCCGCGCTGCGGCGCTGTCGATGATCCCGACCTCTACGGGTGCCGCCAAGGCTGTCGGCCTTGTTCTGCCGGACCTGAACGGTAAGCTGGACGGGACCTCGATCCGTGTCCCGACCCCGAATGTATCGGTTGTGGATTTCAAGTTCATTGCCAAGAGGTCGACAACGGTTGCCGAGATCAACGATGCCATCAAATCAGCGGCCAATGGCAAGCTGAAAGGCATTCTCGGCTACACGGACGAACCGAATGTTTCGATCGACTTCAACCACGATCCGCATTCTTCAATCTTTCACATCAGCCAGACCAAGGTCATGGAGGGCACGTTCGTGCGCGTTCTGTCCTGGTATGACAATGAATGGGGCTTCTCGAACCGCATGGGCGACACTGCTGTTGCCTTCGGCAAGGTGATCTGA
- a CDS encoding phosphoglycerate kinase, whose amino-acid sequence MPAFKTLDDVDVAGKRVLVRVDLNVPVADGVVTDATRIERVAPTILELSDKGAKVILLAHFGRPKDGPTAEFSLKPIAHAVSKVINRNVHFAEDSIGEKAAAAVAKLNNGDILLLENTRFYKGEEKNDPVYVAALAANGDMYVNDAFSAAHRAHASTEGLARVLPAHAGRTMQAELLALEKGLGNPERPVVAIVGGAKVSSKLDLLGNLVQKVDALVIGGGMANTFLAAQGVKVGKSLCEHDLAATAREIMAKANAANCTIILPVDAIVAWHFEANAPHRAYGLDAIPDDGMILDVGPQSIERIKGAIDDASTLVWNGPLGAFELHPFDQATVAAARHVAARTKAGHLVSVAGGGDTVAALNHAGVADDFSYVSTAGGAFLEWMEGKPLPGVDVLKR is encoded by the coding sequence ATGCCAGCTTTCAAGACGCTCGATGATGTCGATGTTGCGGGAAAACGCGTTCTGGTACGCGTTGACCTGAATGTTCCCGTTGCCGATGGCGTGGTGACCGACGCAACCCGCATCGAACGAGTGGCGCCAACCATCCTTGAATTGTCCGACAAAGGTGCGAAGGTGATCCTGCTGGCGCATTTCGGCCGTCCCAAGGATGGACCTACGGCGGAGTTTTCCTTGAAGCCTATTGCCCATGCGGTCTCAAAGGTGATCAACCGGAATGTGCATTTTGCCGAAGACAGCATTGGCGAGAAGGCGGCGGCGGCGGTTGCGAAGCTGAACAACGGCGACATCCTCCTTTTGGAAAACACCCGCTTCTACAAGGGCGAAGAGAAGAACGATCCGGTCTATGTGGCGGCCTTGGCGGCCAACGGTGACATGTATGTCAATGACGCGTTCTCCGCTGCCCATCGCGCCCACGCCTCGACCGAGGGACTGGCTCGCGTGCTGCCAGCCCATGCCGGCCGCACCATGCAGGCTGAATTGCTGGCTTTGGAAAAGGGCCTTGGCAATCCGGAGCGCCCTGTCGTTGCTATTGTTGGTGGCGCAAAGGTTTCTTCCAAGCTAGATCTTCTCGGCAATCTGGTTCAAAAGGTCGATGCGCTGGTGATCGGCGGTGGCATGGCCAATACGTTCCTTGCTGCCCAGGGCGTCAAGGTCGGCAAATCGCTGTGCGAACATGACCTCGCCGCGACTGCCCGCGAAATCATGGCCAAGGCCAACGCTGCCAATTGCACCATCATCCTGCCCGTCGATGCGATCGTTGCCTGGCATTTCGAGGCCAATGCGCCGCATCGTGCCTATGGTCTCGATGCCATACCGGACGACGGAATGATCCTCGATGTGGGTCCGCAATCGATCGAACGGATCAAGGGCGCGATCGACGATGCATCGACGCTGGTCTGGAACGGGCCGCTTGGCGCCTTCGAACTGCACCCTTTCGATCAGGCGACTGTTGCTGCCGCGCGCCATGTAGCGGCACGGACCAAGGCCGGGCATCTCGTCTCGGTTGCGGGCGGCGGCGACACGGTTGCGGCGCTCAATCATGCCGGCGTGGCCGACGATTTCAGCTACGTGTCGACCGCAGGCGGGGCTTTTCTGGAATGGATGGAAGGCAAGCCATTGCCGGGTGTCGATGTCCTGAAACGATAA
- a CDS encoding HlyD family type I secretion periplasmic adaptor subunit — MNVQNTPPKSPGAKAEPSKRPRADNEFLPAALEILETPASPIRTAFIWFICILATGTLVWTWLGTFDIVSTAQGKIQPVGRVKVVQSLGMGKTRSVPVHNGMAVKAGDILVELDDTEIRAEENGYIAGLQAYRAEIVRRNAILSTVADWQKQKIWSAEGQVTNQSPVFPDDIPGAIRQREKLVYKADISQLRSSLGNLDAQRKQRQSEIDGLIETIAAQQILVSTLTERVSMRSELIASEAGSRAQVIDAMESQQSAAATLATQTGQLTQAHAAFDVTTSEAAKLVDNFLADNVEKLSEAARRVDDLEQQVIKAGKRRSSMTIISPTDGIVQASAITTIGQVVSPGTELMRIVPANGTLEVEAYLPNRDIGFVAARQRAVIKVEAFPFTRFGVVEGEVTRVATDAIPEPDAQQLEAAAAKELQSIIPTGNVQRVQRVQNLVFPVTISPDKSSINVDGKAMPLSPGMAVTIEVKTGKRRILEYLFSPLAEISSEAMKER, encoded by the coding sequence ATGAACGTTCAAAATACCCCACCGAAATCACCGGGAGCCAAGGCAGAGCCCTCTAAGCGCCCGCGGGCCGACAATGAGTTCCTGCCCGCCGCGCTCGAAATTCTCGAAACACCTGCTTCGCCGATAAGGACTGCCTTCATCTGGTTTATCTGCATTCTGGCGACGGGCACGCTGGTCTGGACCTGGCTCGGCACTTTCGACATCGTCTCCACGGCGCAGGGCAAGATCCAGCCTGTCGGCCGCGTCAAGGTGGTCCAGTCTCTCGGGATGGGAAAGACCAGGTCCGTTCCGGTCCATAATGGCATGGCGGTCAAGGCCGGTGACATTCTCGTCGAGCTCGATGACACTGAAATTCGCGCGGAGGAGAATGGTTATATTGCCGGCCTGCAGGCGTACCGCGCCGAAATCGTGCGCCGCAACGCCATACTTTCGACGGTCGCCGACTGGCAAAAGCAGAAGATCTGGAGCGCCGAGGGCCAGGTCACCAATCAAAGCCCGGTCTTCCCCGATGATATCCCCGGGGCCATTCGCCAGCGCGAGAAACTGGTTTACAAGGCGGATATTTCGCAACTGCGATCTTCACTCGGCAATCTTGATGCGCAACGCAAACAGCGCCAGAGCGAGATCGACGGACTCATTGAAACCATCGCTGCCCAGCAGATTTTAGTCTCAACGCTTACCGAACGCGTTTCCATGCGCTCGGAGCTGATCGCTTCGGAAGCCGGATCACGGGCGCAGGTCATCGACGCCATGGAGTCGCAGCAGTCGGCTGCCGCCACGCTGGCGACACAGACCGGCCAACTCACCCAGGCCCACGCTGCCTTTGATGTCACAACAAGCGAGGCGGCAAAGCTGGTGGATAATTTCCTCGCCGATAATGTCGAGAAATTGTCGGAAGCAGCGCGCCGGGTCGACGATCTCGAACAACAGGTGATCAAGGCGGGAAAGCGTCGCAGTTCCATGACGATCATCAGTCCAACTGACGGCATTGTCCAGGCGTCGGCCATCACCACGATCGGCCAGGTGGTCTCTCCGGGCACGGAGCTGATGCGTATCGTTCCGGCCAACGGGACGCTCGAAGTCGAAGCCTACCTCCCCAACCGCGATATCGGCTTTGTCGCCGCCAGGCAAAGGGCGGTGATCAAGGTCGAAGCCTTTCCATTCACCCGCTTCGGTGTCGTCGAAGGCGAGGTCACCCGCGTTGCCACCGATGCCATCCCCGAACCCGACGCGCAGCAGCTGGAAGCGGCAGCTGCGAAGGAACTGCAAAGCATTATCCCCACTGGCAACGTGCAGCGCGTGCAGCGCGTGCAGAATCTGGTCTTCCCGGTGACGATTTCCCCCGACAAGAGCTCCATCAATGTCGACGGCAAGGCCATGCCGCTCTCACCTGGAATGGCGGTGACCATCGAGGTGAAAACTGGCAAACGCCGCATTCTTGAATATCTGTTTTCGCCGCTGGCAGAGATTTCGTCAGAAGCCATGAAGGAACGGTGA
- a CDS encoding class I fructose-bisphosphate aldolase, whose translation MSERLEDIAIAMVANGKGLLAADESTATIKKRFDTIGLESTADSRRDYREMLFRSDEAMKNNISGVILYDETIRQSAKDGTPFVQIMKAAGCIPGIKVDAGAKPLAGFPGETITEGLDGLRERLQEYYKLGARFAKWRGVIGIADGVPTWGAVKQNAQALARYAALCQEAGIVPIVEPEVLMDGKPATHSIERCYEVTEWVLKTVFDELYDARVVLEGMILKPNMVIDGKNARKASVEQVAEQTVRLLKSTVPAAVPGIAFLSGGQSDEEATAHLSAMNANYTTPWKLTFSYGRALQAAALSAWNGKPENFAAGQRAFTHRAKMNSLAATGGWKKDLEKAA comes from the coding sequence ATGAGCGAACGCCTCGAAGACATCGCGATTGCAATGGTTGCCAATGGCAAGGGCCTGCTTGCTGCGGATGAGAGTACCGCAACGATCAAGAAGCGGTTCGACACGATCGGACTGGAATCGACCGCCGATAGCCGGCGAGACTATCGCGAGATGCTGTTCCGTTCCGACGAGGCGATGAAGAACAACATTTCAGGCGTCATCCTTTACGACGAGACCATTCGCCAGAGCGCCAAGGACGGCACGCCTTTTGTCCAGATCATGAAAGCGGCGGGCTGCATTCCGGGCATCAAGGTCGATGCCGGTGCCAAGCCGCTTGCCGGTTTCCCGGGCGAGACCATTACGGAAGGCCTGGATGGTCTGCGTGAGCGGCTCCAGGAATATTACAAACTTGGTGCCCGTTTCGCCAAATGGCGGGGTGTGATCGGCATCGCCGATGGTGTACCGACTTGGGGTGCGGTGAAGCAGAACGCCCAGGCTTTGGCCCGCTATGCGGCTCTTTGCCAGGAAGCCGGGATCGTTCCTATCGTCGAGCCGGAAGTGCTGATGGACGGCAAGCCGGCCACCCACTCGATCGAGCGCTGCTACGAAGTTACCGAATGGGTCCTGAAGACAGTCTTCGATGAACTCTATGACGCCCGCGTTGTCTTGGAAGGCATGATCCTCAAGCCGAACATGGTTATCGATGGCAAGAACGCCCGCAAGGCTTCAGTCGAGCAGGTGGCGGAACAGACCGTTCGCCTGTTGAAATCGACGGTGCCGGCGGCAGTTCCGGGTATCGCCTTCCTGTCCGGCGGCCAGAGCGATGAGGAAGCAACGGCGCATTTGTCGGCGATGAATGCCAATTACACAACGCCGTGGAAACTCACCTTCTCCTATGGCCGGGCGCTGCAGGCCGCTGCTCTGAGTGCCTGGAACGGCAAGCCGGAGAACTTTGCCGCGGGCCAGCGGGCCTTTACGCATCGCGCCAAGATGAACAGTCTCGCTGCAACCGGCGGCTGGAAAAAAGACCTGGAAAAGGCGGCTTAA
- a CDS encoding SGNH/GDSL hydrolase family protein translates to MPSPFHPLVSWLLYPIYAWQGISVRLKTERMLPPAGLPVGEIAGKDPAIRLLVLGDSSSAGVGVTDAWQGLCVRLAVHLQGRTGRKIIWRAAGFNSATSGQLRDHVVPNLERGLWTHIVLTTGTNDTKNFHSLPRFKKEFGGLLYALKARWPEAHIVWSKVIDFRDVPAMPGLLGRILEGRADAINKLGERLCRERMATPAPRLAVEGPEGFSSDGFHDSALGYDAWAKHLVPYVLNLPHADEAETKI, encoded by the coding sequence ATGCCATCACCCTTCCATCCACTCGTCAGCTGGCTGCTTTATCCCATCTACGCCTGGCAAGGCATCAGTGTGCGCCTGAAAACGGAGCGGATGCTGCCCCCAGCTGGTCTGCCTGTCGGTGAAATCGCCGGCAAGGATCCGGCAATCAGACTGCTTGTGCTTGGCGATTCGTCCTCTGCTGGCGTCGGCGTCACGGATGCCTGGCAGGGCCTGTGCGTAAGGCTGGCGGTGCATTTGCAGGGGCGTACCGGCCGCAAGATCATCTGGCGGGCCGCAGGCTTCAATTCGGCGACGTCCGGGCAATTGCGGGATCACGTCGTGCCCAATCTCGAACGTGGCTTGTGGACCCATATTGTGCTGACGACCGGCACCAACGACACCAAGAATTTTCACTCGCTTCCGCGTTTCAAGAAAGAATTCGGCGGCCTGCTCTATGCGTTGAAGGCAAGATGGCCGGAAGCGCATATCGTCTGGTCGAAGGTTATCGATTTTCGCGATGTGCCCGCCATGCCAGGCCTGCTCGGCCGCATTCTCGAGGGCCGGGCGGATGCCATCAACAAGCTGGGTGAGCGCCTTTGCCGTGAGCGCATGGCGACACCCGCCCCGCGCCTTGCTGTGGAAGGGCCCGAAGGCTTCTCCAGCGACGGCTTCCATGATTCGGCGCTCGGCTATGACGCCTGGGCGAAGCATCTTGTGCCCTATGTTCTCAATCTGCCACATGCTGACGAAGCCGAGACAAAGATCTAG
- a CDS encoding propionyl-CoA synthetase: MTSRYKEVYQDWQSDPQAFWAHAAVAIDWIKPWDKIFDADEGPYGRWYAGAECNTCYNAVDRHVENGRADQVALIHDSAVTGTQRKITYAELLGDINTLAAVLADKGVKKGDRVIIYMAMVPEAVVAMLACARIGAVHSVVFGGFAAHELATRIDDAKPVMIIATSCGLEPGRVVAYKPMLDKAIDQAAHKVKTCLVLVRPQQPHDLVEGRDVDYAQAVAAAAGRRVPCVALKATDPLYILYTSGTTGQPKGVVRDNGGHLVALAWSMGAVYDTKPGDVFWAASDIGWAVGHSYITYAPLFIGATSILYEGKPVGTPDAGTFWRVIAEHKVKVLFTAPTAFRAIKKEDPKGEFIGKYDLSSLKYLFLAGERADTDTIRWAEEKLGVPVIDHWWQTESGWPMAANPAGLGMLPVKYGSPTVPMPGYDVQVLDDAGHPVKRGELGNIVVKLPLPPACLPTLWNADQRFRDAYITEFPGYYKTADAGIIDEDGYVYIMSRTDDIINVAGHRLSTGAMEEVLSSHPDVAECAVIGIADHLKGQVPCGFIVLKSGVTRAESEIEQDCVVLIREKIGPVAAFKLALTAKRLPKTRSGKILRGTMQKIADREPWNMPATIDDPAILDEITAVLNARGIGVKDD, encoded by the coding sequence ATGACATCACGATACAAAGAGGTCTATCAGGACTGGCAATCGGACCCGCAGGCGTTCTGGGCGCATGCCGCCGTGGCGATCGACTGGATCAAGCCATGGGACAAGATCTTCGATGCCGATGAGGGACCTTATGGGCGCTGGTATGCGGGCGCCGAGTGCAACACCTGCTACAATGCCGTCGACCGGCATGTGGAGAACGGGCGGGCCGATCAGGTCGCTCTCATTCACGACAGCGCAGTAACCGGTACGCAGCGCAAGATCACCTATGCGGAACTTCTCGGTGACATCAACACGCTGGCTGCCGTCCTGGCCGACAAGGGCGTGAAGAAGGGCGACCGTGTCATCATCTACATGGCAATGGTACCGGAAGCCGTCGTCGCGATGCTTGCCTGCGCGCGCATCGGTGCGGTCCATTCCGTGGTCTTTGGCGGTTTCGCCGCGCACGAGCTGGCGACACGCATCGACGATGCCAAACCGGTGATGATCATTGCGACCTCCTGCGGTCTCGAACCGGGTCGCGTGGTCGCTTACAAGCCGATGCTCGACAAGGCCATCGACCAGGCTGCGCACAAGGTGAAGACCTGCCTTGTTCTGGTTCGCCCGCAACAGCCGCACGATCTCGTCGAGGGGCGCGATGTCGACTATGCGCAGGCGGTTGCCGCTGCGGCAGGACGCAGGGTCCCATGTGTTGCGCTGAAAGCAACCGATCCGCTCTATATCCTCTACACCTCCGGCACGACTGGCCAGCCCAAGGGCGTCGTGCGCGACAATGGCGGGCATCTGGTTGCGCTCGCTTGGTCGATGGGCGCGGTATACGACACAAAGCCGGGCGATGTGTTCTGGGCGGCCTCAGACATCGGCTGGGCCGTCGGCCATTCCTACATCACCTATGCGCCGCTGTTTATCGGCGCGACAAGCATCCTCTACGAGGGAAAGCCGGTGGGAACGCCCGATGCGGGCACCTTCTGGCGGGTTATCGCTGAGCACAAGGTCAAGGTACTTTTCACCGCGCCGACAGCGTTCCGGGCCATCAAGAAGGAAGATCCAAAAGGAGAATTCATCGGCAAGTATGATCTGTCCTCACTGAAATATCTGTTCCTCGCGGGCGAACGCGCCGATACGGACACGATCAGATGGGCCGAGGAAAAGCTTGGCGTACCGGTCATCGATCATTGGTGGCAGACGGAGAGCGGCTGGCCCATGGCGGCCAATCCTGCAGGTCTGGGCATGCTGCCGGTCAAGTACGGTTCTCCGACGGTACCGATGCCGGGCTATGACGTGCAGGTGCTCGATGACGCCGGTCACCCGGTCAAGCGCGGTGAGCTCGGCAATATCGTCGTCAAGCTGCCATTGCCGCCCGCGTGCCTGCCAACCTTATGGAACGCCGACCAGCGCTTCCGCGACGCCTACATCACCGAGTTTCCGGGTTACTACAAGACCGCCGACGCGGGGATCATCGATGAAGATGGCTATGTCTACATCATGAGCCGCACCGACGACATCATCAATGTCGCCGGACACCGCCTCTCCACGGGAGCGATGGAGGAAGTGCTGTCGAGTCATCCTGACGTAGCGGAATGCGCCGTTATCGGCATTGCCGATCACCTGAAAGGCCAGGTGCCTTGCGGCTTCATCGTGCTCAAATCCGGCGTGACGCGGGCAGAGAGCGAGATCGAGCAGGATTGCGTTGTCCTGATTCGCGAGAAGATCGGTCCGGTGGCCGCATTCAAGTTGGCGTTGACTGCCAAGCGCCTGCCGAAAACCCGCTCTGGCAAGATCCTGCGCGGTACGATGCAGAAAATTGCCGACCGGGAGCCTTGGAATATGCCGGCAACCATCGATGATCCGGCGATTCTCGACGAGATTACCGCCGTGCTCAATGCGCGGGGTATTGGCGTCAAAGACGATTGA
- a CDS encoding DUF1127 domain-containing protein produces the protein MTYVDFNIINTVRRLLTDFAAYREELRTERHLNSLPEHVLKDIGWPDAYAERLARRGSMKGMEAGTESASADLAPWQLGWPKPRQAKKTGISGSFRVQY, from the coding sequence ATGACTTACGTTGATTTTAACATTATTAATACGGTAAGGCGCCTGCTCACGGACTTCGCAGCGTATCGCGAAGAACTGCGTACGGAGCGGCACCTCAACTCACTTCCCGAGCATGTGTTGAAGGATATCGGCTGGCCCGATGCCTATGCCGAACGGCTTGCGCGTCGAGGCTCAATGAAAGGGATGGAGGCTGGCACCGAGAGTGCCAGCGCCGATCTCGCCCCGTGGCAGCTGGGCTGGCCAAAGCCCCGTCAAGCCAAAAAGACAGGCATTTCAGGCTCTTTCAGGGTACAATACTGA
- a CDS encoding DJ-1/PfpI family protein: protein MEQKKTIGFVFIDKFADWEFGLLSGAATDWFAARAVALSPVTGPVRSIGGLRLVPDRGIGVAENSDLDAIAVIGSDTWPDEDAPDIAPLLNATLVRGGIVGGICGGTLALARAGIFEGRKHTSNGAGWIESNLGDYAGSSLYQDVPYAVRDAHIISAPGSAPGTFTTNFLEALFPEKAGQVAEMREFVGREYQAA from the coding sequence GTGGAGCAAAAAAAGACGATCGGGTTCGTATTCATCGACAAGTTCGCCGATTGGGAGTTTGGATTGCTTTCGGGCGCCGCCACTGACTGGTTCGCTGCACGTGCTGTTGCGCTGTCACCAGTGACGGGCCCGGTCCGCTCCATCGGCGGCTTGAGACTTGTACCGGATCGCGGCATCGGGGTGGCGGAAAACAGTGATCTGGACGCAATCGCTGTCATCGGCTCGGATACCTGGCCGGATGAGGATGCTCCTGACATCGCCCCGCTCCTGAATGCCACTTTGGTACGTGGCGGCATTGTGGGCGGTATCTGTGGCGGGACGCTGGCGCTGGCTCGCGCCGGCATTTTCGAGGGCCGCAAACATACGAGCAATGGTGCTGGCTGGATCGAGTCGAATCTCGGTGATTATGCTGGCTCATCGCTCTATCAGGATGTGCCGTATGCAGTGCGGGATGCGCATATCATCAGCGCCCCAGGGTCTGCTCCCGGCACGTTCACAACGAATTTCCTGGAGGCGCTGTTCCCTGAAAAAGCCGGACAGGTTGCCGAGATGCGGGAGTTCGTCGGGCGGGAATATCAGGCCGCGTGA
- a CDS encoding helix-turn-helix transcriptional regulator: MRRADRLFQIVQKLRGGRLVTARQLADRLEVSERTIYRDIADLQSTGVPIDGEAGVGYILREGFDLPPLMFTRDEVVALVAGARLITAWGGASMARAAEEAIIKIGAVLPKEDRPRITNTHIHSTSYNISDNDRSLIDLAENAAEQCRVLSITYTDLDGKDSVRDIRPLGLWFWGKVWTLISWCELRNDFRTFRIDRIAKVEKADRIFRQERGKTLADFYRRVELSETPDTKARAS; encoded by the coding sequence ATGCGTAGAGCAGATCGTCTTTTCCAGATTGTGCAGAAGCTGCGTGGCGGGCGCCTCGTTACCGCGCGCCAGCTTGCCGACAGGCTCGAGGTTTCCGAACGCACGATCTATCGTGACATTGCCGACCTGCAGTCCACCGGCGTGCCCATCGATGGCGAAGCCGGTGTCGGCTACATCCTGCGCGAGGGCTTCGATCTGCCGCCATTGATGTTCACGCGCGACGAGGTTGTGGCACTGGTGGCGGGTGCCCGGCTGATCACCGCATGGGGTGGCGCATCCATGGCGCGTGCCGCCGAGGAGGCGATCATCAAGATCGGTGCTGTCCTGCCGAAGGAAGACCGCCCGCGCATTACAAATACGCATATCCATTCGACCAGCTACAATATCAGCGACAATGACCGGTCGTTGATCGACCTGGCGGAAAACGCCGCCGAACAGTGCCGCGTCCTGTCGATTACCTATACGGACCTGGACGGCAAGGACAGTGTGCGCGACATCCGCCCGCTTGGCCTCTGGTTCTGGGGCAAGGTATGGACGCTGATCAGCTGGTGCGAATTACGCAATGATTTTCGTACCTTCCGCATCGACCGGATTGCCAAGGTAGAAAAGGCCGACCGGATTTTCCGACAGGAACGCGGCAAGACACTGGCGGATTTCTATCGCCGGGTAGAACTCAGCGAGACGCCGGATACCAAGGCGAGAGCATCATGA
- a CDS encoding DUF1013 domain-containing protein: MATQLLMPKATAVWLVDNTALSFDQIAAFCKLHPLEVKAIADGESAQGIKGLDPLITGQLSREEIAKGEADINHKLKISDPKVRVPEAKRKGPRYTPLSKRQDRPNAILWLVRNHPELKDAQISRLIGTTKSTIEQIRNRTHWNSNNLQPMDPVTLGLCSQIDLDIEVERSSRGRPVQPGEGGDTLLPASATENLEIQPTVRDEDQELDADKVFAKLSSLKGRHEEEDEE, from the coding sequence ATGGCCACCCAGCTTCTAATGCCAAAGGCAACGGCCGTCTGGCTTGTCGACAACACCGCCTTGTCTTTTGACCAGATCGCTGCCTTTTGCAAGCTGCATCCGCTCGAAGTAAAGGCGATCGCCGATGGTGAATCGGCCCAGGGCATCAAGGGCCTCGACCCTTTGATCACGGGCCAGCTGTCGCGTGAGGAGATCGCCAAGGGCGAAGCCGATATCAATCACAAGTTGAAGATTTCCGACCCGAAGGTTCGCGTTCCGGAAGCCAAGCGCAAGGGTCCGCGCTACACGCCATTGTCCAAGCGTCAGGATCGCCCGAATGCAATCCTGTGGCTGGTGCGCAACCATCCAGAACTGAAGGATGCGCAGATTTCGCGCCTGATCGGCACGACGAAGTCCACGATCGAACAGATCCGCAACCGCACTCACTGGAATTCCAACAATCTGCAGCCGATGGACCCGGTCACCCTCGGCCTTTGCTCGCAGATCGACCTCGATATCGAAGTCGAACGTTCTTCCCGCGGCCGGCCGGTTCAGCCGGGCGAAGGCGGCGATACATTGCTTCCAGCCTCCGCCACGGAAAACCTCGAAATTCAGCCAACGGTTCGCGACGAGGACCAGGAACTCGACGCGGACAAGGTTTTCGCCAAGCTGTCGTCCCTGAAGGGCCGTCACGAGGAAGAAGACGAAGAATAG
- a CDS encoding NAD(P)H-quinone oxidoreductase: MAEKIPTTMTAIEITQPGGPMVLKPGERVVPEPKPGELLIQVRSAGVNRPDVLQRQGHYPPPAGASDIPGLEIAGDVVAVGQGVTRFRNGERVTALVAGGGYAQYCTVDETNALPIPAGYGYIEAAAIPETYFTVWHNVFERGALQNGETFLVHGGSSGIGTTAIQLADAFGAYVITTAGSTEKCEACLKLGADRTVNYRNEDFVEAVKDATSGKGVNLILDMVGGDYIERNYEAAAIDGRIVQIAFLNGARATTDISKLMVKRLTHTGSTLRNRPVEFKAGIARELELKVWPLLVERRVAPVIDMVYPLHEAWRAHERMEDGQNIGKIVLDVS, from the coding sequence ATGGCCGAGAAAATTCCGACAACGATGACGGCGATCGAGATCACACAACCGGGCGGTCCGATGGTCCTCAAGCCGGGGGAAAGAGTCGTTCCTGAGCCAAAGCCGGGGGAACTTCTGATCCAGGTGCGCTCCGCCGGCGTCAATCGGCCGGATGTTCTCCAGCGGCAGGGTCATTATCCGCCGCCCGCAGGCGCTTCCGATATTCCGGGGCTGGAAATCGCTGGCGACGTTGTAGCTGTTGGTCAGGGCGTGACGCGATTTCGCAACGGCGAACGTGTAACTGCTTTGGTTGCCGGCGGCGGCTACGCGCAATACTGCACGGTCGATGAAACCAACGCCCTGCCGATTCCGGCGGGCTATGGTTACATCGAAGCGGCAGCGATCCCTGAAACCTATTTCACCGTCTGGCACAATGTGTTTGAGCGTGGCGCCTTGCAGAATGGCGAGACCTTTCTTGTCCATGGCGGCTCATCCGGTATCGGCACGACGGCAATCCAGCTCGCCGATGCTTTCGGCGCCTATGTCATCACAACCGCGGGTTCGACTGAGAAATGTGAGGCCTGCCTCAAACTTGGCGCAGACCGGACCGTCAATTACCGCAACGAGGACTTCGTCGAAGCGGTGAAGGACGCGACGAGCGGTAAGGGTGTGAACCTGATTCTTGACATGGTCGGCGGCGACTATATCGAGCGCAACTACGAAGCCGCAGCGATCGATGGCCGTATCGTTCAGATCGCCTTCCTGAACGGCGCAAGGGCGACCACCGATATTTCAAAACTGATGGTCAAGCGCCTGACCCATACGGGATCAACGCTGCGCAATCGTCCAGTTGAATTCAAGGCAGGCATTGCGCGAGAACTCGAGCTCAAGGTCTGGCCGCTGCTGGTAGAGCGTCGCGTTGCCCCGGTCATCGATATGGTCTACCCGTTGCATGAAGCCTGGCGAGCGCACGAACGCATGGAAGACGGCCAGAATATCGGCAAGATCGTGCTCGATGTGAGCTAG